In a genomic window of Columba livia isolate bColLiv1 breed racing homer chromosome 4, bColLiv1.pat.W.v2, whole genome shotgun sequence:
- the PRDM8 gene encoding PR domain zinc finger protein 8 — MEGAGVQRGIWDGDAKTVQQCLTDIFTSVYTTCDIPENAIFGPCVLSHTSLYDSIAFIALKSTDKRTVPYIFRVDTSAANGSSEGLMWLRLVQSAREREEQNLEAYIKSGQLFYRSLRRIAKDEELLVWYGKELTELLLLSPARATARSNGSAPFACPECSQRFQFELPFAAHLRFRCPKRLHGTDTGPAAEAPGSKDGAGKEQETGKYCKPGGPLHHPFSVADGGSAAAGTKPSTDFHNLARELENSRGGHGGSPGRPAPSDGVPEASAGKAKRRYPEEEERGPGAGLRGRFPSERPGLPSAPKEEPVCAPQQQYRAAGSYCGLEEGGRLFTPPSPETGEAKRSAFVEVKKAARGPEPDGGTEEGQERSSPTTPGASGGEPGLCPRGGPGGPLAARLEGGSPARGSAFTTVPQLGSGGGPSGPGGGAEERKSAFSQPARSFPHVPPLVLGQKLGGLGEPCPDGAAAPARLYATEALAVKLPGGGEAASGGGGGGGGGGLPKQSPFLYATAFWPKSSAAAAVAAAAAGPLQLQLPSALTLLPPSFTSLCLPAQNWCAKCNASFRMTSDLVYHMRSHHKKEYALEPLVKRRREEKLKCPICNESFRERHHLSRHMTSHN, encoded by the exons ATGGAAGGCGCCGGCGTCCAGAGGGGAATATGGGATGGGGACGCCAAGACGGTCCAGCAGTGCTTGACTGACATTTTCACCAGCGTTTACACCACCTGCGACATTCCGGAAAATGCCATTTTCGGCCCCTGTGTCCTGAGCCACACGTCCCTGTACGACAGCATTGCCTTCATCGCCCTCAAGTCCACTGACAAGCGCACCGTCCCCTACATATTTCGG GTGGACACGTCGGCAGCCAACGGCTCATCGGAGGGACTGATGTGGCTGCGGCTGGTGCAGTCGGCGCGGGAGAGGGAGGAGCAGAACCTGGAGGCCTACATCAAGAGCGGGCAACTCTTCTACCGCTCCCTGCGCCGCATCGCCAAGGacgaggagctgctggtgtggTACGGCAAGGAGCTCACGGAGCTGCTGTTGCTCAGCCCGGCCCGGGCCACCGCCCGTAGCAACG GCTCGGCGCCCTTCGCCTGCCCCGAGTGCAGCCAGCGCTTCCAGTTCGAGCTGCCCTTTGCCGCCCATCTCCGGTTCCGCTGCCCCAAGAGGCTGCACGGCACCGACACCGGCCCCGCCGCCGAGGCTCCCGGCAGCAAGGACGGCGCCGGCAAAGAGCAGGAGACCGGCAAATACTGCAAGCCTGGCGGGCCGCTCCACCACCCTTTCTCCGTCGCCgacggcggcagcgccgccgccgGCACCAAGCCCTCCACGGACTTCCACAACCTGGCGCGGGAGCTGGAAAACTCCCGCGGCGGCCACGGCGGGTCCCCGGGGCGACCGGCGCCCTCCGACGGCGTCCCCGAGGCGTCGGCCGGGAAAGCGAAGCGCCGGTACCCCGAGGAGGAGGAGCGGGGCCCCGGGGCGGGGTTGCGGGGCCGCTTCCCGTCGGAGCGGCCGGGGCTGCCCTCGGCGCCCAAGGAGGAGCCGGTGTGCGCCCCGCAGCAGCAGTACCGGGCGGCAGGCTCCTACTGCGGCTTGGAGGAGGGCGGCCGCCTCTTCACGCCGCCCAGCCCGGAGACGGGGGAGGCCAAGCGCAGCGCCTTCGTGGAGGTGAAAAAGGCGGCCCGTGGTCCTGAGCCCGACGGCGGCACCGAGGAGGGCCAGGAACGCTCCTCCCCTACCACCCCGGGGGCGAGCGGTGGGGAACCGGGGCTGTGCccgcggggcggccccgggggcCCGCTGGCCGCCCGCCTGGAGGGGGGCAGCCCGGCTCGGGGCAGCGCCTTCACCACTGTGCCGCAGctggggagcggcggcggccccAGCGGTCCGGGCGGCGGAGCGGAGGAGAGGAAGAGCGCCTTCTCCCAGCCCGCCCGCTCCTTTCCCCACGTCCCGCCGCTGGTGCTGGGCCAGAAGCTGGGCGGCCTGGGCGAGCCATGTCCTGACGGCGCTGCCGCCCCCGCCCGTCTCTACGCCACCGAGGCGCTGGCCGTCAAGCTGCCGGGCGGCGGGGAGGCAGCGAGCGGCgggggtggcggcggcggcggtgggGGACTGCCCAAGCAGAGCCCATTCCTCTACGCCACCGCCTTCTGGCCCAAGAgctcggcggcggcggcggtagcggcggcggcggcggggccgctgcagctgcagctgccgTCGGCGCTGACGCTGCTGCCGCCGTCGTTCACCTCGCTGTGCCTGCCGGCCCAGAACTGGTGCGCCAAGTGCAACGCCTCTTTCCGTATGACCTCGGACCTGGTCTACCACATGCGCTCCCATCACAAGAAGGAGTACGCGCTGGAGCCCCTCGTCAAGCGGCGCCGCGAGGAGAAGCTCAAGTGCCCCATCTGCAACGAGTCCTTCCGCGAGCGCCACCACCTCTCCCGCCACATGACCTCGCACAATTAG